One region of Zootoca vivipara chromosome 7, rZooViv1.1, whole genome shotgun sequence genomic DNA includes:
- the PCSK9 gene encoding proprotein convertase subtilisin/kexin type 9: MGGRCLRAPLLLLLFLLGALSPAAANLDDPDEDDDLVASFAFEEESQADFGKYRSGSAAFHRSNKDLWRLPGQYIVVLKEETHKSQTSRTAKRLQARAARHGYLTKILHLFEDLFQGFLVKMSSDVLHMALRLPHVDYIEEDSYVFAQSIPWNLGRIVPVQDGSTEYNPPNRGDLVEVYLLDTGVQSNHREIEGRVFMTEFENVPEEDGTRFHRQASKCDSHGTHMAGVVSGRDAGIAKGASVSSLRVLNCQGKGTVSGTLMGLEFIKKTLDVQPYSPLVVLLPLAGGYSHILNTACRLMVRMGVVIIAAAGNYKEDACLYSPASEPEVITVGATNVQDQPASMGSLGTNFGRCVDVFAPGDDIIGASSDCTTCFTSQSGTSQAAAHVAGIAAMILNSNPDLSITELRQKLIHFSSKNLINEAWFPEDQRLLTPNRVAGLPSKLVADEQLYCRSVWSPPSGSTSKSIAAARCNSNEEMFSCSSLSKNGKRRGERMEDNGGKKECVAHNRFGGQGVYAIARCCIWPKADCQVHGHSQTAEGAALQSVSCTKDGHVLTGCSSHSLAGDFSDSIRPELGTESHRDQCVGQAGATVHASCCHAPSLECKVQEYSSLEYTPKVMVTCDDGWTLTGCSAQSHGPNTLGAYSVDNTCVVLSSPRGKGTAALAICCRKRLLEDKHGSNYK, translated from the exons ATGGGCGGCCGCTGCTTGCgcgctccgctgctgctgctgcttttcctgctgGGCGCTCTCTCTCCGGCTGCCGCCAACCTCGACGATCCGGACGAGGACGACGACCTGGTGGCGTCCTTCGCCTTCGAGGAGGAGAGCCAGGCCGACTTTGGGAAATACCGGAGCGGGTCCGCCGCTTTCCATCGGAGCAATAAG GACTTGTGGCGCCTGCCAGGGCAATACATTGTGGTGCTGAAGGAGGAAACCCACAAATCTCAGACGTCAAGGACCGCCAAGCGCCTGCAGGCTAGAGCAGCCAGGCATGGCTACTTGACGAAAATCCTGCATCTCTTTGAGGACCTGTTCCAGGGCTTTCTCGTGAAGATGAGCAGCGACGTGCTGCACATG GCTTTGAGACTACCACATGTGGATTATATAGAAGAGGACTCATATGTGTTTGCTCAGAGCATTCCCTGGAACCTTGGCCGGATTGTCCCTGTGCAAGACGGATCTACTGAATATAATCCTCCCA ACAGAGGAGACCTGGTTGAAGTTTATCTGCTGGATACTGGGGTCCAGAGCAACCACCGAGAGATCGAGGGCAGAGTGTTCATGACCGAATTTGAGAACGTCCCAGAAGAAGACGGCACTCGCTTCCACCGACAG GCCAGCAAGTGTGACAGCCACGGGACCCACATGGCTGGCGTTGTGAGTGGGAGGGATGCCGGCATCGCCAAAGGAGCCAGCGTGAGCAGCCTCCGAGTGCTCAACTGCCAGGGGAAGGGCACTGTGAGTGGCACTCTGATGG GATTGGAGTTCATTAAGAAGACCCTGGATGTCCAGCCCTACAGCCCTCTGGTTGTCTTGCTTCCCTTGGCTGGTGGTTATAGCCACATCCTGAACACGGCCTGTCGCCTGATGGTCCGGATGGGGGTGGTGATAATTGCTGCAGCGGGCAACTACAAGGAAGACGCTTGCTTGTATTCACCGGCATCAGAACCAGAG GTTATCACAGTGGGGGCCACCAATGTTCAGGACCAGCCTGCTTCCATGGGCTCCTTGGGGACCAACTTTGGCCGTTGTGTGGACGTTTTCGCCCCCGGAGACGATATCATCGGTGCCTCCAGCGACTGCACCACTTGCTTCACGTCACAGAGTGGGACGTCCCAAGCAGCTGCGCACGTGGCAG GAATTGCAGCCATGATTCTGAACTCCAACCCTGACCTGTCCATCACCGAGTTGAGGCAGAAGCTGATCCACTTCTCCAGCAAAAACCTCATcaatgaggcttggtttccagaagaCCAGAGGTTACTAACTCCAAACAGGGTAGCTGGGCTTCCCTCTAAACTGGTAGCAG ATGAGCAGCTGTACTGTCGTTCCGTGTGGTCTCCCCCGTCGGGGTCAACCAGCAAGTCGATAGCTGCTGCCCGCTGCAACAGCAATGAAGAAATGTTCAGCTGCTCAAGCTTATCGAAGAATGGCAAGCGGCGAGGCGAGCGCATGGAG GATAACGGAGGCAAGAAGGAGTGTGTGGCTCATAATCGATTTGGGGGCCAAGGCGTCTATGCCATTGCCAGGTGCTGCATTTGGCCCAAAGCAGACTGCCAGGTTCATGGCCACTCGCAGACTGCAGAGGGCGCAGCACTGCAGAGTGTCAGCTGCACCAAGGACGGCCATGTTTTGACAG GTTGCAGCTCTCATTCTCTGGCTGGAGATTTCAGTGACAGCATCAGACCTGAACTGGGGACAGAAAGCCATCGTGACCAGTGTGTCGGCCAGGCAGGTGCAACCGTGCATGCTTCCTGCTGCCATGCGCCCAGCCTAGAGTGCAAGGTGCAGGAATACTCTTCTCTGGAGTACACACCAAAG GTGATGGTGACTTGCGATGATGGTTGGACTTTGACAGGATGCAGTGCCCAGTCCCATGGCCCCAACACACTTGGGGCGTATTCTGTGGACAACACGTGCGTCGTCCTGAGCAGCCCAAGGGGCAAAGGAACAGCAGCTCTGGCCATCTGCTGCAGAAAGAGACTCTTGGAAGATAAGCATGGTTCCAATTATAAGTGA